From the genome of Lotus japonicus ecotype B-129 chromosome 6, LjGifu_v1.2, one region includes:
- the LOC130724495 gene encoding putative F-box/LRR-repeat protein 9 has translation MMASCLRSGKKAKRESATGPNWLELPKELTTIILQKLNTIEIVTSASPVCSLWWNICKDPLMWCTIDMIEDSDHPNHKLEKICRYAIDRSCGHLEDISIGNFATNDLLKYIADSTNHLYRLRLRECRAISDKGLIEVANKFPVLEELDISYSNLTKDSLKAICRCCPHLKALKFNSTGNLYDEVAFAIAGTMPKLRHLHVALNRFSNEGLDAILDGCPLLEYLDLGFCFNKTCVTKSLRKRCPDLISKRPGFHFTSKIMISSKKIIGWTLVNEENISQFNYV, from the exons ATGATGGCATCGTGTTTGAGATCAGGGAAGAAAGCAAAGCGTGAGAGCGCAACGGGGCCTAATTGGCTTGAACTTCCAAAAGAGCTAACAACAATCATACTTCAAAAGCTTAATACCATAGAAATTGTGACAAGTGCAAGCCCAGTGTGCTCTTTGTGGTGGAACATTTGTAAGGATCCACTCATGTGGTGCACTATTGACATGATCGAAGACTCCGACCATCCTAACCATAAATTGGAGAAGATTTGTCGCTATGCCATTGATCGAAGCTGCGGTCATCTGGAAGACATTAGTATTGGAAATTTTGCCACTAATGATCTTCTCAAATACATAGCTGATAG CACAAACCACCTCTATCGCTTGCGACTTCGAGAATGCAGGGCTATTTCAGATAAAggattgattgaagttgctaacAAGTTTCCAGTGTTAGAAGAGCTTGACATTTCATATAGCAATCTAACTAAGGATTCTCTGAAAGCTATTTGCCGATGTTGCCCTCATTTGAAAGCATTAAAATTTAACTCAACCGGAAACCTCTATGATGAGGTTGCGTTTGCTATTGCAGGAACCATGCCTAAGCTACGCCATCTACATGTTGCGCTAAACCGTTTCAGTAATGAAGGCTTGGATGCCATTCTTGATGGTTGTCCTCTTCTTGAATATCTTGACCTGGGATTTTGTTTTAATAAAACCTGTGTGACTAAAAGTTTGAGGAAAAGGTGTCCTGATCTCATATCGAAGAGACCTGGCTTTCACTTTACTTCCAAGATAATGATTTCTTCCAAGAAGATTATTGGTTGGACTCTGgtaaatgaagaaaatatttcTCAATTTAATTATGTATAA